Proteins co-encoded in one Funiculus sociatus GB2-C1 genomic window:
- a CDS encoding amidase family protein — protein sequence MLKSMKRSAVLVAAPTVALGLLPLGALAATFQLEEATISSINRAFDAGALTSQELVQLYLNRVEAYDDKGPSLNSIITINPNALEAAVALDLERQTTGARSLLHGIPILLKDNYDTFDLPTSAGATALQNSIPPNDAFVVNKLRDAGAIILGKTNLDEFARGSSGLSSVGGQTKNPYAFDRVPGGSSGGTGASISANFATVGLGTETGVSIRNPAANNSLVGIASTAGLVSRDGVVPISFTQDRTGPLARTVTDAAIVLDIIAGFDPSDPVTANSIGQIPAGGYTSLLDKDALTGARIGVFRDLFRSGPMHEEGLAVIKTAITDMKAQGATIIDDVTLGFDVFGFLSNSRVNNLEFKFALNDYLESLGAEAPVKSLTEVIEDGRYLPRLENGLIASNAVESLENNSSYDELIARRSFLRNETLKVMDALDLDAIVYPMKTVPPGVIGQPDPESDNPFTSIAGLPGIVVPAGYTSAGLPIGIEFSGRPFSEAALLGLSYSYEQATQNRRPPRLFPSLSGETIEYETVPEPGVAIALGVFGLSALGLKRKKARSLA from the coding sequence GTGCTGAAAAGCATGAAGCGATCGGCTGTTTTGGTAGCAGCCCCAACAGTAGCACTAGGGCTTCTTCCGTTGGGGGCATTGGCAGCAACATTCCAGCTAGAAGAAGCAACGATCTCTAGCATCAATAGGGCGTTTGATGCGGGCGCTCTAACATCACAAGAGTTGGTGCAACTCTACTTAAATCGTGTTGAAGCCTATGACGACAAAGGACCTAGTCTTAATTCTATTATTACGATCAATCCCAATGCATTAGAGGCAGCAGTAGCACTCGATTTAGAGCGTCAAACCACTGGAGCGAGAAGTCTACTGCACGGCATTCCAATTCTTTTGAAGGATAACTATGATACGTTTGACCTGCCAACGAGTGCTGGAGCTACTGCCCTCCAAAATTCGATTCCACCAAATGATGCATTTGTAGTTAATAAGCTGCGAGATGCCGGAGCAATCATCTTGGGTAAAACCAATTTGGATGAGTTTGCTAGAGGTTCATCAGGGCTAAGCTCGGTTGGTGGACAAACAAAGAACCCTTACGCATTTGATCGTGTGCCTGGTGGGTCAAGCGGTGGCACAGGCGCATCAATTTCCGCTAACTTTGCCACGGTAGGCTTGGGAACTGAGACAGGTGTTTCTATCCGCAATCCGGCTGCTAACAATAGTTTGGTGGGTATTGCCTCCACCGCAGGATTGGTAAGCCGAGATGGAGTTGTTCCTATTTCATTTACTCAAGATCGAACAGGTCCTCTTGCCCGCACTGTAACTGATGCAGCGATCGTACTCGACATTATTGCAGGTTTTGATCCGTCCGATCCAGTGACGGCTAATAGCATCGGTCAAATTCCAGCAGGAGGTTACACCAGTCTTCTCGATAAAGATGCTTTAACCGGAGCCCGGATTGGGGTTTTTCGGGATTTGTTCCGTTCGGGTCCGATGCATGAAGAGGGGTTAGCGGTGATTAAGACTGCTATTACCGATATGAAAGCGCAAGGAGCCACGATTATCGATGATGTAACCCTGGGCTTCGATGTGTTTGGATTTCTCTCTAATTCTCGTGTTAACAACCTTGAATTTAAGTTTGCTTTAAATGATTATCTCGAAAGTCTTGGAGCTGAGGCACCCGTCAAATCCTTAACAGAAGTGATTGAAGACGGTAGATACCTCCCTCGCCTAGAAAACGGGTTAATTGCCTCCAATGCTGTGGAATCACTGGAGAACAATTCCAGTTATGACGAATTGATTGCCCGACGAAGTTTTCTCAGAAATGAAACGCTCAAAGTAATGGATGCGCTGGATTTAGATGCAATTGTGTATCCTATGAAAACTGTGCCTCCCGGAGTGATTGGTCAACCTGATCCAGAGTCAGATAACCCATTTACCTCGATCGCTGGACTACCAGGGATTGTCGTACCCGCAGGTTACACATCGGCTGGGCTACCGATCGGGATTGAGTTTTCGGGACGACCGTTTAGTGAAGCGGCACTGCTTGGTTTGTCTTATTCATATGAACAGGCAACTCAAAATCGGCGTCCT